One segment of Polaribacter huanghezhanensis DNA contains the following:
- the galE gene encoding UDP-glucose 4-epimerase GalE yields MKKILITGGLGFIGSHTVVELQNAGFNVVIIDDLSNTSINVLDNITDITGIKPEFHQLDLRIKNDVISFFENNKIDGIIHFAAFKAVGESVHKPLDYYENNIGSLVYLLQEMKNRKLDNFIFSSSCTVYGQADELPITENAPTKPAESPYGNTKQIGEEIIKESCKAYNLNAIALRYFNPIGGHESIKIGELPLGVPQNLIPFITQTATGIRKELSVFGDDYDTIDGTAVRDYIHVVDLAKAHIAALQRLINKKNKANFEFFNVGTGKGSSVLEVIKSFEKISGKSLNYKIVGRREGDITAAFADTTIANKELNWKTEKTLDEALESAWKWQLKQQS; encoded by the coding sequence ATGAAAAAAATATTAATAACTGGCGGTTTAGGTTTTATAGGTTCTCACACCGTTGTAGAATTACAAAATGCTGGATTCAATGTTGTAATTATTGATGATTTATCAAATACATCTATAAATGTTCTAGACAACATTACTGATATTACAGGAATAAAACCCGAGTTTCATCAACTCGATTTACGTATTAAAAATGACGTAATTTCTTTTTTTGAAAACAATAAAATTGACGGAATTATTCATTTTGCAGCATTTAAAGCAGTTGGAGAAAGTGTTCATAAACCATTAGATTATTACGAAAATAATATTGGTTCTTTAGTGTATTTATTACAAGAAATGAAAAATAGAAAGCTAGATAATTTTATTTTTAGTTCTTCTTGTACCGTTTATGGCCAAGCTGATGAGTTGCCAATTACAGAAAATGCACCTACAAAACCAGCAGAATCTCCGTACGGAAACACCAAACAAATTGGAGAAGAAATCATCAAAGAAAGCTGTAAAGCTTACAATTTAAATGCTATTGCTTTGCGATATTTCAATCCGATTGGCGGACACGAAAGCATAAAAATTGGCGAATTGCCCTTAGGTGTTCCACAAAATTTAATTCCGTTTATTACACAAACCGCAACAGGTATCAGAAAAGAATTGTCTGTTTTTGGTGATGATTATGATACTATTGATGGCACAGCCGTTCGTGATTATATTCATGTGGTAGATTTAGCAAAAGCACATATTGCAGCGTTGCAGCGATTGATCAACAAAAAAAATAAAGCAAATTTCGAATTTTTTAATGTGGGAACAGGAAAAGGAAGTTCGGTTTTAGAAGTCATAAAATCTTTCGAAAAAATTTCTGGAAAATCGCTTAATTATAAAATTGTTGGAAGACGTGAAGGCGATATTACTGCTGCTTTTGCAGACACCACAATTGCCAACAAAGAATTGAACTGGAAAACAGAAAAAACACTCGACGAGGCACTAGAATCCGCTTGGAAGTGGCAGTTAAAACAACAGTCTTAG
- the fabD gene encoding ACP S-malonyltransferase, which translates to MKAYIFPGQGAQFSGMGLDLYEKSTIAQELFEQANKILGFAITDIMFEGTAEQLKETKVTQPAIFLHSVILAKVLGDSFQPEMVAGHSLGEISALVANGVLSFEDGLTLVSKRALAMQKACEIQKSTMAAIIGLEDGLVEEVCESIDGVVVAANYNCPGQLVISGEIKAVEKACELLKEKGAKMAVMLPVGGAFHSPMMEPAREELAAAIEATTFSNPTCPVYQNVTASAVTDPDEIKKNLMSQLTAPVRWTQSVQQMIADGGTEFIEVGPGKVLQGLMRKIDRSVAASGASFE; encoded by the coding sequence ATGAAGGCATATATTTTTCCAGGTCAAGGAGCTCAATTTTCAGGAATGGGATTGGATTTATACGAAAAATCAACCATAGCGCAAGAGTTATTTGAACAAGCCAATAAAATTTTAGGTTTTGCAATCACAGATATTATGTTTGAAGGAACAGCAGAGCAGTTAAAAGAAACAAAAGTTACTCAACCTGCTATTTTTTTACATTCAGTAATTTTAGCTAAAGTGTTGGGAGATTCTTTTCAGCCAGAAATGGTAGCAGGACATTCTTTAGGTGAAATTTCCGCTTTAGTTGCAAATGGTGTTTTGTCTTTTGAAGATGGTCTAACATTGGTTTCAAAACGTGCTTTAGCAATGCAAAAAGCGTGCGAAATTCAGAAATCTACAATGGCTGCCATAATTGGTTTAGAAGATGGTTTAGTTGAAGAAGTTTGTGAATCAATTGATGGAGTGGTAGTAGCAGCAAATTACAATTGCCCTGGGCAATTAGTGATTTCTGGCGAAATTAAAGCTGTTGAAAAAGCCTGTGAATTATTAAAAGAAAAAGGTGCGAAAATGGCTGTAATGTTGCCAGTTGGTGGTGCATTTCATTCACCAATGATGGAGCCCGCAAGAGAAGAATTAGCAGCGGCAATTGAAGCTACAACTTTTAGCAATCCAACGTGTCCGGTATATCAAAATGTTACTGCAAGTGCAGTTACAGATCCAGATGAAATTAAGAAAAATTTAATGTCGCAATTAACGGCGCCAGTTCGTTGGACACAATCTGTGCAACAAATGATTGCAGATGGTGGAACAGAATTTATAGAAGTTGGCCCAGGAAAAGTATTGCAAGGGTTGATGCGTAAAATTGATAGAAGTGTTGCCGCAAGTGGAGCTTCTTTTGAATAA
- a CDS encoding universal stress protein, producing MKKIIVPIDFSDHSEYALKAAALLAKRHQIEIVVLHMLDISIASLSESASDLQAQSIFYLKLAEKRFSSFLKKDYLKEVKVTPIIKHYLSFREINDIAEEVSADLIIMSSHGASGIKELFVGSNTEKVVRFSSIPVLILKEELFDLNFEDVVYACDFSEKSIPAYKKTVKLMHFFGAELHLLYVNLPNDSFKTSAEMKEMAANFLTKADQDSSKLKEVTFECELTIEKGILKFSHRIGADLIAISTHGRKGLSHIFEGSVAEDLGNHSMLPVITIKI from the coding sequence ATGAAAAAAATTATTGTACCTATAGATTTTTCTGACCACTCAGAATATGCGTTAAAAGCAGCAGCCCTATTAGCAAAAAGACATCAAATTGAAATTGTAGTATTACACATGCTCGATATTAGCATTGCATCTTTGAGTGAAAGCGCAAGCGATTTACAAGCTCAATCTATTTTTTATTTAAAATTAGCAGAAAAAAGGTTTAGCTCTTTTTTAAAAAAGGACTATTTAAAAGAGGTTAAAGTTACTCCAATTATCAAACATTATTTATCCTTTAGAGAAATAAATGACATTGCTGAAGAAGTAAGTGCCGATTTAATAATCATGAGTTCTCATGGAGCAAGCGGAATAAAAGAACTTTTTGTAGGCTCAAACACAGAGAAAGTTGTCAGATTTTCAAGCATTCCTGTTTTAATTTTAAAAGAAGAGCTATTCGATTTAAATTTTGAAGATGTAGTATATGCATGTGATTTTTCTGAAAAATCAATTCCTGCTTATAAAAAAACAGTAAAATTAATGCATTTTTTTGGAGCAGAATTGCATTTGTTATATGTCAATTTACCAAACGATTCGTTTAAAACTTCTGCAGAAATGAAAGAAATGGCAGCTAATTTTTTAACAAAAGCAGATCAAGATAGTAGTAAACTTAAAGAAGTTACTTTTGAGTGTGAACTTACTATTGAAAAAGGAATTTTAAAATTTTCTCATAGAATTGGAGCAGATTTAATTGCCATTAGTACACACGGAAGAAAAGGGTTGTCTCATATCTTTGAAGGAAGCGTTGCCGAAGATTTAGGTAACCATTCAATGTTACCGGTAATTACAATTAAAATATAA
- the corA gene encoding magnesium/cobalt transporter CorA, which translates to MARFIKKHQNEIGASPDDFIFIGEKKTENTVLRIIDYDKNNLEEIPINSVEEALAYQDKKSTTWFNVDGIDETHIMKQIAEGFQFDDFIIAEVMNTNSRPKVQEYDNCLFTSIKMLQVNENSHEISFENLSLIITKSVLISFQEKKGDVFEPVRIRIRKQKKRIINSGSDYLLFALLDVVIDNYIYILSVLGDKIENLEEQLIQSPEKSIIDAINKHKKELNYLRKNILPAREMLVNLTKIDSEFINHKNFIHFKELQNNINHAVEISDSYREILSDQLNIYHTTVSTKLNDIMKFLTVFSVVFIPLTFIAGIYGTNFDVIPELRYKYSYFIMLGSMVVIAIGMLYYFKRKKWF; encoded by the coding sequence ATGGCTAGGTTTATTAAAAAACATCAAAATGAAATTGGCGCATCACCAGATGATTTTATTTTTATTGGTGAAAAAAAAACAGAAAACACCGTTCTAAGAATTATCGATTATGATAAAAACAATTTAGAAGAAATTCCGATTAATTCTGTAGAAGAGGCTTTAGCGTATCAAGATAAAAAATCTACTACTTGGTTTAATGTAGACGGAATTGATGAAACTCATATAATGAAACAAATTGCAGAAGGTTTTCAATTTGATGATTTCATTATTGCAGAAGTAATGAATACGAATTCTAGGCCTAAAGTGCAGGAATATGACAATTGTTTGTTTACATCCATAAAAATGTTACAAGTAAATGAAAACTCTCATGAAATTTCTTTTGAAAACCTGAGTTTGATTATTACTAAATCTGTATTAATTTCTTTCCAAGAGAAAAAAGGAGACGTTTTTGAGCCAGTAAGAATTCGCATTCGTAAGCAGAAAAAAAGAATTATTAATTCTGGATCAGATTATTTACTTTTTGCACTTTTAGATGTTGTAATTGATAATTACATTTATATTTTAAGCGTTCTTGGAGATAAAATTGAAAACTTAGAAGAACAATTAATTCAAAGCCCAGAAAAATCTATTATTGACGCTATAAACAAGCATAAAAAAGAATTAAACTATTTAAGAAAAAATATTTTACCTGCAAGAGAAATGCTTGTCAATTTAACAAAAATAGATTCTGAATTTATCAATCATAAAAACTTCATTCACTTTAAAGAATTACAAAACAACATTAATCATGCAGTAGAAATTTCTGATAGTTATAGAGAAATTTTATCCGATCAACTAAATATTTATCACACAACAGTTAGCACAAAGCTAAACGACATTATGAAGTTTTTAACCGTATTTTCAGTAGTGTTCATTCCACTTACTTTTATTGCTGGTATCTACGGAACTAATTTTGATGTGATCCCTGAATTACGTTACAAATACAGCTACTTTATTATGTTAGGAAGTATGGTGGTTATTGCAATCGGAATGTTATATTATTTTAAAAGAAAAAAATGGTTTTAA
- the arsM gene encoding arsenosugar biosynthesis arsenite methyltransferase ArsM produces MSYLETTHNVYKEAALTPDIGLCCTTNPIWELPGLKIPRIMQEMNYGCGSTVHARDLTNNPKMLYVGVGGGMELLQFAYFNRNKGGVIGLDVVGEMLEASRKNFKIAEAQNNWFKSDFVDLRKGDAMNLPVEDNSIDVAAQNCLFNIFKSDDLKKAIEEMHRVLKPHGRLVMSDPTCEQPMNDELRNDDRLRALCLSGSLSIADYVKALTDAGFGTIEIRARKPYRILDPKNYPTDELIYIESIEIAAIKDPMPEDGPCVFTGKAAIYYGNSAYFDDGLGHTLLKNQPLAICDKTAKALQNLGRDDIFFSPSTFHYDGGGCC; encoded by the coding sequence ATGAGTTACCTAGAAACCACACATAACGTATATAAAGAAGCAGCTTTAACGCCAGATATTGGTTTATGCTGCACAACAAATCCTATTTGGGAATTGCCCGGATTGAAGATTCCTAGAATTATGCAAGAAATGAATTACGGTTGTGGTTCTACAGTGCATGCAAGAGATTTAACGAACAATCCGAAAATGTTATATGTTGGAGTTGGTGGCGGAATGGAATTGTTGCAATTCGCGTATTTCAATAGAAATAAAGGCGGCGTAATTGGGTTGGATGTTGTGGGTGAAATGCTAGAAGCTTCTCGTAAGAATTTTAAAATTGCAGAAGCGCAAAACAATTGGTTCAAATCTGATTTTGTGGATTTACGGAAAGGCGATGCCATGAATTTACCTGTGGAAGATAATTCGATTGATGTTGCTGCTCAAAACTGTTTGTTCAATATTTTTAAGTCCGATGACTTAAAGAAGGCCATTGAAGAAATGCACCGAGTTTTAAAACCTCATGGGCGTTTGGTAATGAGCGATCCTACATGCGAACAACCAATGAATGATGAATTACGCAACGATGATCGCTTGCGTGCCTTGTGTTTGTCTGGCAGTTTATCGATTGCTGATTATGTAAAAGCATTGACAGATGCTGGTTTTGGAACGATAGAAATTAGAGCGAGAAAACCTTACAGAATTTTAGATCCTAAAAATTATCCAACAGATGAATTGATTTATATAGAATCGATTGAAATTGCCGCAATTAAAGATCCAATGCCAGAAGATGGCCCTTGTGTTTTTACAGGAAAAGCAGCCATTTATTATGGTAATTCAGCCTATTTTGATGATGGGTTAGGACATACGTTATTGAAAAATCAGCCATTGGCAATTTGTGATAAAACTGCAAAAGCATTACAAAATTTAGGAAGAGATGATATTTTCTTTTCTCCTTCTACCTTCCATTATGATGGTGGTGGGTGTTGTTAG
- the arsS gene encoding arsenosugar biosynthesis radical SAM (seleno)protein ArsS (Some members of this family are selenoproteins.): protein MKKSLLARNNDLANTQRQLEILSNGIFADGELPTFTNKITETNQFPLRPKKLEILQINLGYMCNQVCSHCHVDAGPDRKEIMTIETMKQCLDVIKKTKAHTLDLTGGAPEMNPSFRWFVEEAAKAGIKDFIVRSNLTIILANKKYHDLPAFFKKHNIHVVSSMPHWTRGKTDKQRGNGVFDKSIKVLQMLNEVGYGIEDSDLKLDLVYNPSGAFLPGDQQALENDFKKALKDDFNIDFHSLFAITNLPISRFLDYLIASDNYEEYMISLVEAYNPAAVENVMCTNTISVSWDGFLYDCDFNQMLNLKVNSSVKHIADYNEELLQNRNIIINQHCYGCTAGAGSSCQGVVA from the coding sequence ATGAAAAAATCCCTTTTAGCAAGAAATAACGATTTAGCAAACACCCAACGTCAATTAGAAATTCTATCAAACGGAATTTTTGCTGATGGTGAATTGCCTACGTTTACTAATAAAATAACGGAAACAAATCAGTTTCCATTGCGTCCAAAGAAATTAGAAATTCTGCAAATCAATTTGGGTTATATGTGCAATCAGGTGTGTTCGCATTGCCATGTTGATGCGGGTCCAGACAGAAAAGAAATCATGACAATTGAAACCATGAAGCAATGTTTGGATGTCATAAAAAAAACCAAAGCACATACCTTAGATTTAACGGGTGGTGCTCCAGAAATGAATCCAAGTTTTAGATGGTTTGTTGAAGAAGCTGCTAAAGCTGGAATCAAAGACTTTATTGTTCGATCTAATTTAACCATCATTTTAGCAAATAAAAAATACCACGATTTACCCGCCTTTTTTAAAAAACACAATATTCATGTGGTTTCTTCGATGCCGCACTGGACACGTGGAAAAACGGATAAACAACGTGGAAATGGCGTTTTCGATAAATCAATCAAAGTATTACAAATGCTAAATGAAGTTGGTTATGGAATTGAAGATTCTGACTTAAAATTAGATTTGGTGTACAATCCATCAGGCGCATTTTTACCAGGAGATCAACAAGCATTAGAAAACGATTTTAAAAAAGCATTGAAAGACGATTTTAATATTGATTTTCACAGCTTATTTGCCATTACCAATTTACCCATCAGCCGATTTTTAGATTATCTAATTGCTTCTGACAACTATGAAGAGTATATGATTTCTTTGGTTGAAGCTTACAATCCTGCAGCAGTAGAAAACGTAATGTGCACCAACACAATTTCTGTTAGTTGGGACGGGTTTTTATACGATTGTGACTTCAATCAAATGTTAAATTTAAAAGTAAATTCTAGCGTAAAACATATTGCTGACTACAACGAAGAATTGCTGCAAAATAGAAATATTATTATCAATCAACATTGCTACGGCTGCACAGCTGGCGCAGGAAGTAGCTGTCAAGGAGTTGTTGCGTAA
- a CDS encoding queuosine precursor transporter has translation MTANQKSTSQLIYLILAALFIASLVTSNLIFQKFFYWYPFDITLFDVKLFEISVGLLPYPITFLITDILSEVYGKKKANQVVIAGIFASFFSLLIIFVSKHVPATSWSQVTDKTFLNVFGAAPLAVFASMMAYLFAQFIDIRVYHFWKKLTKGKHLWLRNNFSTFTSQFIDTLTVLILLCSFYIISWDKFLGLLVGGVVFKMIIAILDTPFLYVFVFWFRKKFNLKPREEIMD, from the coding sequence ATGACAGCTAACCAAAAATCTACTTCACAATTAATTTATTTAATTTTAGCCGCTTTATTTATTGCATCATTAGTAACTTCTAATCTTATTTTTCAAAAGTTTTTTTATTGGTATCCTTTTGATATTACTCTTTTTGACGTAAAATTATTTGAGATTTCTGTTGGCTTATTACCCTATCCAATTACTTTTTTAATTACTGATATTTTATCTGAAGTATATGGTAAGAAAAAAGCTAATCAAGTAGTAATTGCTGGAATTTTTGCTTCGTTTTTTTCATTGTTAATCATTTTTGTTTCAAAACATGTTCCTGCTACTTCTTGGTCTCAAGTTACAGATAAAACATTTTTAAATGTATTTGGCGCTGCTCCGTTGGCTGTATTCGCTTCTATGATGGCCTATTTATTTGCACAATTTATAGACATTAGAGTCTATCATTTTTGGAAAAAACTTACCAAAGGAAAACATCTTTGGTTACGAAACAATTTTTCAACATTTACTTCTCAATTTATAGACACGTTAACCGTATTAATTTTACTTTGTTCTTTTTACATTATTTCTTGGGATAAATTTTTAGGTTTATTAGTTGGTGGTGTCGTTTTTAAAATGATTATCGCCATTTTAGACACACCTTTTTTATATGTTTTTGTCTTTTGGTTTAGAAAAAAATTCAATTTGAAACCTAGAGAAGAAATAATGGATTAA
- a CDS encoding DUF547 domain-containing protein: protein MKSFLTILFSLFLTDSINSQTATYNALLNTHVDGKENVNYKMLKIDESKLTEYIRYLENTAPQKNWSKNKSKAFWINAYNAYTLKTILDKYPLKSITNIKEKGKDAWNIPFANVGGEMYTLNHIEHKILRKNFNDPRIHVGVNCASVSCPQLGGFAFTEDNIDEKLEDLMKIFINDSNRNKITQKKIQLSKIFDWYKDDFTKNGSLIDYLNKYSTIKINKKAKIRFLEYDWNLNGK from the coding sequence ATGAAATCATTTCTTACCATTCTTTTTTCTCTTTTTCTAACTGACTCAATCAATTCACAAACAGCAACTTACAATGCTTTATTAAATACACATGTGGATGGTAAGGAAAATGTAAATTACAAAATGTTAAAAATTGACGAATCAAAATTAACTGAATACATTCGTTATTTAGAAAATACAGCTCCTCAAAAAAATTGGTCAAAAAACAAATCAAAAGCATTTTGGATTAATGCCTATAACGCCTACACTTTAAAAACAATCCTTGATAAATATCCTTTAAAAAGCATCACCAATATTAAAGAAAAAGGAAAAGATGCTTGGAATATTCCATTTGCAAATGTTGGTGGAGAAATGTATACGTTAAATCATATTGAACATAAAATTTTAAGAAAGAATTTTAACGATCCTAGAATTCATGTTGGTGTAAATTGTGCTTCTGTATCTTGTCCGCAATTAGGGGGTTTTGCCTTTACTGAAGACAATATTGACGAAAAACTAGAAGATTTAATGAAAATTTTTATTAATGATTCTAATCGAAATAAAATCACTCAAAAGAAAATTCAGCTTTCAAAAATATTTGATTGGTATAAAGACGATTTCACAAAGAATGGTTCTTTAATTGATTATTTAAACAAGTATTCTACAATTAAAATCAACAAAAAAGCAAAGATTCGTTTCTTAGAATATGATTGGAATCTGAACGGGAAGTAG
- a CDS encoding DegT/DnrJ/EryC1/StrS family aminotransferase gives MEKIQMVDLQSQYAKIKDTVDASIQEVLDSSTYINGPLVHEFQADLEKYLDVKHVIPCANGTDALQIAMMGLGLEQGDEVITADFTFAATVEVIALLKLTPVLVDVEANTYNINIDALKKAITPKTKAIVPVHLFGQCANMEAILEVAKEHNLLVIEDNAQAIGADYTFANGTKKKAGTIGNVGTTSFFPSKNLGCYGDGGAIFTNDDELAHTLRGIVNHGMYTRYYHDVVGVNSRLDSIQAGVLKTKLPLLDSYCNARRKAATFYSNAFANNKNIITPTISDFTTHVFHQYTLQITNGKRDELHKHLLENNIPNAIYYPVSLHAQKAYADERYNESDFPVTNQLIQTVISLPMHTELEQDQLEFITQIILDFVR, from the coding sequence ATGGAAAAAATTCAAATGGTTGACTTACAAAGTCAATATGCTAAAATTAAAGATACAGTTGATGCTTCAATACAAGAAGTATTAGATTCTTCAACTTATATTAATGGTCCTTTAGTCCATGAATTTCAAGCAGATTTAGAAAAATATTTAGACGTAAAACATGTAATTCCATGTGCAAACGGAACTGACGCTTTGCAAATTGCAATGATGGGGTTAGGTTTAGAACAAGGAGATGAAGTGATTACCGCAGATTTCACGTTTGCGGCAACTGTAGAAGTGATTGCATTGTTAAAGTTAACGCCTGTTTTGGTTGATGTTGAAGCGAATACTTATAATATAAATATTGATGCTTTGAAAAAAGCCATCACACCAAAAACAAAAGCCATTGTTCCTGTTCATTTATTTGGTCAATGTGCCAATATGGAAGCTATATTAGAAGTTGCAAAAGAGCATAATTTGCTTGTTATTGAAGACAATGCACAAGCAATTGGTGCAGATTATACGTTTGCAAACGGAACAAAAAAGAAAGCCGGAACTATTGGAAACGTTGGAACGACATCATTTTTCCCTTCAAAAAACTTAGGTTGTTATGGTGATGGCGGCGCAATTTTCACCAATGATGATGAATTGGCTCATACTTTACGTGGAATTGTAAATCACGGAATGTACACGCGTTATTATCATGATGTTGTTGGTGTAAATTCTCGTTTAGATTCTATTCAAGCCGGCGTTTTAAAAACAAAATTACCTTTGTTAGATTCTTATTGTAATGCTCGCAGAAAAGCTGCAACCTTTTATTCGAATGCTTTTGCAAACAATAAAAATATTATCACTCCAACAATTAGCGATTTTACAACACATGTTTTTCATCAATATACATTGCAAATTACCAACGGAAAACGTGACGAATTACACAAACATTTATTAGAAAATAACATTCCAAATGCAATTTATTATCCTGTTTCATTACACGCACAAAAAGCGTATGCGGATGAACGTTATAATGAAAGTGATTTTCCTGTTACAAATCAATTGATACAAACAGTTATTTCATTACCAATGCATACCGAATTAGAACAAGATCAATTAGAGTTTATAACTCAGATTATTTTAGATTTTGTTAGATAA
- a CDS encoding arsenosugar biosynthesis-associated peroxidase-like protein has product MAKTYYDPADLRKFGKITEWSEELGNKFFDYYGKVFEEGALTAREKSLIALAVAHTEQCPYCIDAYTKDGLQRGITKEEMMEAIHVGAAIKSGATLVHGVQMMNKVNKLDG; this is encoded by the coding sequence ATGGCAAAAACATATTACGATCCAGCAGATTTAAGAAAGTTTGGAAAAATTACAGAATGGAGCGAAGAACTAGGAAACAAATTCTTTGACTACTACGGAAAAGTGTTTGAAGAAGGGGCGTTAACAGCTAGAGAAAAATCATTGATTGCATTAGCTGTAGCACACACAGAACAATGCCCGTATTGTATTGATGCCTATACAAAAGATGGATTGCAACGCGGAATTACCAAAGAAGAAATGATGGAAGCTATACATGTTGGTGCCGCTATTAAAAGTGGGGCAACGTTGGTTCATGGAGTTCAAATGATGAATAAAGTGAATAAACTAGACGGATAA
- a CDS encoding purine-nucleoside phosphorylase — protein MKKKQLKETIAFLKSVGITAPEVGIVLGTGLGKLVDEIDIEKEIAYADIPNFPQATVEFHSGKLIYGNLSGKKVIVMVGRFHVYEGYNLWEVTYGIRTMHGLGIKNVLISNAAGAINLNYKKGDIMLIEDHINLQGSSPLAFKGANDFGNIFADMLEPYSKKINTQLQEIAKANDIDLKAGVYTSVVGPQLETRAEYRMLQILETDAVGMSTVPEVIVAKQLELPCAAISVLTDECDPKNLHPVDIAEIIAIAGKAEPKMIVLFKELIKLLDK, from the coding sequence ATGAAAAAAAAACAACTTAAAGAAACAATAGCATTTTTAAAATCTGTTGGAATTACAGCTCCAGAAGTTGGAATTGTACTCGGAACAGGTTTAGGGAAATTGGTTGATGAAATCGACATTGAAAAAGAAATTGCTTATGCCGATATTCCTAATTTTCCGCAAGCTACGGTTGAGTTCCATTCAGGGAAACTAATTTACGGAAACCTATCTGGTAAAAAAGTAATTGTAATGGTTGGTCGTTTTCATGTCTATGAAGGCTATAATTTATGGGAAGTAACCTACGGAATTAGAACTATGCACGGTTTGGGAATCAAAAATGTATTGATTTCAAATGCCGCAGGTGCCATCAATTTAAATTATAAAAAAGGAGATATCATGCTGATTGAAGATCATATCAATTTGCAAGGAAGTTCCCCGTTAGCTTTTAAAGGCGCCAATGATTTTGGGAATATTTTTGCGGATATGTTAGAACCCTATTCTAAAAAAATAAATACTCAACTGCAAGAAATTGCCAAAGCAAACGACATAGATTTAAAAGCTGGTGTTTATACCAGCGTAGTTGGACCGCAATTAGAAACTAGAGCAGAATACAGAATGTTACAAATTTTAGAAACGGATGCTGTAGGAATGAGTACCGTTCCTGAAGTGATTGTTGCAAAACAATTAGAGTTGCCTTGTGCTGCTATTTCTGTGTTGACAGACGAATGTGATCCGAAAAATTTACATCCTGTTGATATTGCTGAAATCATTGCAATTGCTGGAAAAGCAGAGCCAAAAATGATTGTATTATTTAAAGAATTAATTAAATTATTAGATAAATAG
- a CDS encoding TIGR04282 family arsenosugar biosynthesis glycosyltransferase: MSDKKSQEKRAKRKDKDLLIIFVKNIILGKVKTRLAKRIGAIGAFKIYSELAGITEKATSNIKADRHIYFSDAIISSKWKGGKKFVQEGEDLGIKMQNAFQNGFEEGYENILLIGSDLPDISKEIIDSGFESLAKNDVVFGPAEDGGYYLIGMSKMNPSIFKDKPWSQSELLTITLAQLKEQQQSVGLIKTLNDIDTFEDLIDSHFYKNNPKVKEIIEKKIQL; the protein is encoded by the coding sequence ATGAGTGATAAAAAGAGCCAAGAGAAAAGAGCCAAGAGAAAAGACAAAGACTTGCTAATCATATTTGTTAAGAATATTATTTTAGGCAAAGTAAAAACCCGCTTGGCTAAAAGGATTGGTGCTATTGGTGCGTTTAAAATTTATTCAGAATTGGCAGGTATCACCGAAAAAGCAACTTCTAATATTAAAGCCGACAGACACATTTATTTTTCTGATGCAATTATTTCATCAAAATGGAAAGGTGGCAAAAAATTTGTACAAGAAGGTGAAGATTTAGGAATTAAAATGCAAAATGCATTTCAAAATGGATTTGAAGAAGGCTATGAAAACATCCTTTTAATTGGCTCTGATTTACCTGATATTTCAAAAGAAATTATTGATTCAGGTTTTGAGAGTTTGGCAAAAAATGATGTTGTTTTTGGTCCCGCTGAAGATGGTGGTTATTATTTAATTGGGATGTCAAAAATGAATCCATCCATTTTTAAAGACAAACCTTGGAGTCAATCTGAATTATTAACAATAACTTTAGCCCAATTAAAAGAGCAACAACAATCAGTTGGGTTGATAAAAACACTAAACGACATCGATACTTTTGAAGATTTAATCGATTCCCATTTCTATAAAAACAATCCGAAGGTTAAAGAAATTATTGAAAAAAAGATACAACTTTAA